The Chitinophaga sp. H8 genome contains a region encoding:
- a CDS encoding TonB-dependent receptor gives MKQKIHLLFYTLLFIIPAIAQEKVITGVVVSARDNTPLAGVSIVVKGTGQGVSSRNDGTFQLNAPKDSVLIFSFIGYHSQEVITGNNKRLSVSLQENSKALSEVQIVGSRSANRTKLNSPVPVDIIDIRTLQETAPQTSITQLLQYVSPSFHSVNGSNAGDAGSALNLVQLKGLGVDQLLVLVNGKRRHKSSNVNWGGLGNGATGYDLNAIPAGAIERIEILRDGAAAQYGSDAIAGVINIVLRKKTDELTVSSTASTRRRGDGLSTRTSANYGVKIGNNGGYLNTTAEFATQAISLQPGRDDAGLYNGPIYGGGANTRPYDAIYTREIDEAILKARGIDRHHFDQRGGGSNKAKDALLFFNAVVPVKADFEIYAFGGISHRNSQFTAVYRLPGWTERNNSFLYPDGFLPAMDNDITDKSLALGIRGKIGRWQVDLSNVYGKNNFGNVISNSLNASLGLKSPTTFDAGKYNASQNTASLDFSRYFDKTLHGVNVAFGGQYRVETYQIIAGEEASYIKADLRPIYKIDTSAAGIPYQSDAGFLALNGLSPGSQIHAGFRPGNEVNVNRAIVAGYVDIEANITKNWLVSAAVRAENFSDFGNVTTGKIATRYSFAKWLGIRGAVNSGFRAPDLAQFYYTETSTSFQQGRAIDQVTASNKSAATRALGIPLLRPEKSRGYTAGLTSQPAANVELTVDAYLIDIDNRVGNTGNFSATDANLPAEVRNLLLQTGTTQAKFFYNAFSTSTKGIEFTGSYKIPIRTGSIHFIAGGNFVKNEVTQVNTPKELEKYRYVIFSEAEKARVTTNIPRQKITLQALYNGRRFNYLLRTVYFGSVTTATAQNATFPQPDYYFQKLHAIWVTDISAGYRITPEIQVTLGVNNVFNVLGDYSSPIISGLRNPTVVGIQNGSAGIQPFARLLARF, from the coding sequence ATGAAACAAAAAATACACCTCCTTTTTTATACGCTATTATTCATCATACCAGCTATTGCACAGGAAAAGGTTATCACCGGTGTGGTAGTATCTGCACGGGACAATACACCACTGGCTGGTGTTTCGATCGTAGTAAAAGGTACGGGGCAGGGAGTAAGCTCCCGTAATGATGGCACCTTCCAATTAAATGCCCCTAAGGATAGTGTGCTTATTTTCTCCTTTATCGGATACCATTCCCAGGAGGTCATTACCGGTAATAACAAAAGACTCTCTGTATCCTTACAGGAAAACAGTAAGGCCCTCAGTGAAGTACAGATTGTGGGGTCTCGCAGTGCTAACCGCACCAAGCTCAATTCTCCGGTACCGGTAGACATTATAGATATCAGGACATTACAGGAAACAGCCCCACAAACCAGTATTACACAGTTATTGCAGTATGTATCACCTTCCTTTCATTCCGTAAATGGTAGCAACGCCGGTGATGCCGGTTCAGCACTCAATCTGGTACAATTAAAAGGGCTGGGAGTAGATCAGTTATTAGTACTGGTAAATGGTAAAAGAAGGCATAAAAGTTCCAATGTAAACTGGGGTGGATTAGGTAATGGCGCTACCGGTTACGATCTGAATGCTATTCCTGCAGGTGCCATAGAGCGTATAGAAATATTAAGGGATGGCGCAGCAGCGCAATACGGTTCTGATGCCATTGCTGGTGTGATCAATATTGTGCTCCGGAAAAAGACAGATGAGCTGACAGTAAGTAGTACTGCCAGTACCCGCCGACGGGGAGATGGATTAAGCACGCGTACCAGCGCCAATTACGGTGTAAAAATCGGAAACAATGGCGGGTACCTGAATACTACTGCAGAATTTGCTACCCAGGCAATATCACTGCAGCCCGGCCGCGATGATGCGGGTCTTTATAACGGACCGATATATGGCGGCGGAGCTAATACCAGGCCTTACGATGCAATCTATACCCGCGAAATAGACGAAGCCATCCTGAAGGCAAGAGGAATAGACCGGCATCATTTTGATCAACGTGGCGGTGGCTCTAATAAAGCTAAAGATGCTTTGCTGTTTTTCAATGCAGTGGTACCAGTTAAAGCAGACTTTGAAATATATGCCTTTGGAGGGATCAGTCATCGTAATTCCCAGTTTACCGCAGTATACCGCTTACCGGGATGGACGGAACGGAATAATTCCTTTCTTTATCCGGACGGCTTTTTACCTGCTATGGACAATGACATTACAGATAAATCGCTGGCCCTTGGCATACGCGGAAAAATTGGCCGCTGGCAGGTAGACCTTTCCAACGTATATGGCAAAAATAATTTTGGTAACGTCATCTCCAATTCATTGAACGCCAGCCTGGGATTAAAGAGTCCCACTACCTTTGACGCCGGAAAGTACAATGCCTCCCAGAACACCGCCAGCCTGGATTTCAGCCGTTACTTCGACAAGACACTTCATGGCGTAAATGTGGCTTTTGGCGGACAATACCGTGTAGAAACGTACCAGATCATTGCAGGAGAAGAGGCTTCCTATATTAAAGCCGACCTGCGTCCCATTTACAAAATAGATACCTCAGCCGCAGGCATTCCCTATCAGTCTGATGCAGGTTTTCTTGCATTGAACGGACTTTCTCCGGGGTCGCAAATCCACGCGGGGTTTCGTCCGGGCAATGAAGTAAATGTAAACCGTGCTATTGTAGCAGGTTATGTGGATATAGAAGCCAATATCACTAAAAACTGGCTGGTATCTGCGGCGGTACGTGCTGAAAACTTTTCAGACTTTGGCAACGTTACCACCGGAAAAATCGCCACCCGGTACAGCTTTGCAAAATGGCTGGGGATCAGAGGAGCAGTCAACTCCGGTTTCCGGGCGCCAGACCTGGCACAGTTCTATTATACGGAAACCTCTACCAGCTTTCAGCAAGGCAGGGCAATTGATCAGGTAACGGCCTCTAATAAAAGTGCAGCTACACGTGCCCTTGGTATTCCGTTGCTCAGGCCGGAAAAGTCGCGTGGCTATACGGCCGGCCTCACTTCCCAGCCAGCTGCCAATGTGGAACTGACCGTTGATGCCTACCTGATAGACATCGACAACCGGGTAGGCAACACCGGCAATTTCTCCGCTACAGATGCTAACCTGCCGGCAGAAGTAAGGAATCTCCTTTTACAAACAGGTACCACACAGGCGAAATTCTTCTACAATGCTTTCAGTACAAGCACCAAAGGAATAGAATTTACCGGCAGTTACAAGATACCCATACGTACCGGTAGTATCCATTTCATCGCCGGAGGTAATTTTGTAAAAAATGAGGTTACCCAGGTCAATACCCCTAAAGAGCTGGAGAAATACCGTTATGTTATTTTCAGTGAAGCAGAAAAGGCCCGGGTAACGACTAACATCCCCCGGCAAAAGATTACGCTCCAGGCATTGTATAACGGACGCCGGTTTAACTACCTGTTACGTACGGTATATTTTGGATCAGTTACGACAGCCACTGCACAGAATGCCACTTTCCCCCAACCTGATTATTACTTTCAAAAACTACATGCCATATGGGTAACGGATATCTCTGCTGGTTACCGCATCACGCCTGAAATACAGGTAACACTAGGCGTAAACAATGTATTTAACGTGCTGGGCGACTATTCCAGTCCGATAATCTCAGGGCTGAGAAATCCGACAGTAGTGGGTATTCAGAATGGCAGCGCCGGCATTCAACCTTTTGCAAGATTATTAGCCCGCTTTTAA
- a CDS encoding cytochrome-c peroxidase: MIIRRMIFLLLGGLSIATLLAGFQTSRNNNTPVTKAQLGEQLFFDNILSKDKTLSCASCHLPQYAFADTVAFSKGINGTPTTRNTPAITNLSGRPNYFWDGRAATLEEQALQPIISPAEMGLPIQEAVDRLNADVVYQQAFRQVFNTPVTEKNLLQAIAAFERTLETANSPYDRYINGDDHAMSPEAIRGRLLFIGKANCNNCHSGEDFTADRFKNIGLYNGKNLLDAGRFDATRDTAHMGFFKVPGLRNVAVTAPYMHNGMFKTLREVIAYYNKPDVVVHDGINRDLSLNAPLNLSEQEVSDLEAFLVALTDDRFVKRVAH, translated from the coding sequence ATGATCATAAGAAGAATGATATTTCTATTGCTGGGTGGCCTATCAATAGCCACACTATTGGCAGGTTTTCAAACAAGCCGGAACAACAATACGCCGGTTACCAAAGCTCAGTTGGGAGAACAATTGTTTTTTGACAACATCCTCTCTAAAGACAAAACGCTCAGCTGTGCCTCCTGTCATTTGCCGCAATATGCTTTTGCAGATACGGTTGCCTTCAGTAAGGGAATTAATGGTACACCCACTACCCGCAACACACCTGCTATTACCAATTTATCCGGCAGGCCTAACTATTTCTGGGATGGCAGGGCAGCTACCCTGGAAGAACAGGCATTACAACCTATCATTTCTCCTGCAGAGATGGGCTTACCTATACAGGAAGCAGTTGACCGGCTCAATGCAGATGTAGTTTACCAGCAAGCTTTCCGGCAGGTATTCAATACCCCCGTTACAGAAAAGAACCTGCTCCAAGCTATTGCAGCATTTGAACGTACCCTGGAAACTGCCAACAGTCCGTATGACAGGTATATCAACGGGGACGATCATGCGATGTCCCCCGAAGCCATCCGGGGCAGGTTATTGTTTATTGGTAAGGCCAACTGTAACAACTGTCATTCCGGTGAAGATTTTACCGCAGACCGCTTTAAAAACATCGGTTTGTATAATGGTAAAAACCTACTGGATGCAGGCAGATTTGATGCCACCAGGGATACTGCACACATGGGCTTTTTTAAGGTACCCGGCTTAAGGAATGTAGCTGTTACAGCACCATACATGCATAATGGCATGTTTAAAACACTCCGGGAAGTGATTGCATATTACAATAAACCGGATGTAGTTGTTCATGATGGCATTAACCGCGACCTGTCACTTAATGCACCACTAAATCTCAGTGAGCAGGAAGTCAGTGATCTGGAAGCATTCCTGGTAGCACTTACAGATGACCGTTTTGTGAAGAGGGTCGCTCATTAA
- a CDS encoding YceI family protein, which yields MQRLNSLALIAVIFVLMAFTVQISRQPAAHKSTVNNPAPAKITTFLVNNQQSKLTWTGKKVTGEHSGNININGGTLQVENNALKSGTFTLDTRTITNTDITDPETRSKLLTHLKSDDFFSVEKFPVAEFTITGVTAKGTGKYDVAGKLTIKGITNNITFPATIAVANNKLSAKANIKIDRTKYDIKFRSKSFFENLGDKVIYDDFDLDVVLVASAQ from the coding sequence ATGCAACGCTTAAATTCTCTTGCCCTGATTGCTGTAATATTTGTTTTAATGGCTTTTACCGTTCAGATATCCCGGCAACCAGCTGCACATAAAAGCACCGTTAACAATCCCGCTCCTGCTAAAATCACTACTTTCCTGGTAAACAACCAGCAGAGCAAACTTACGTGGACAGGCAAAAAAGTGACCGGCGAACACTCCGGTAACATCAACATCAACGGAGGTACATTACAGGTAGAAAACAATGCCCTTAAAAGCGGCACCTTTACCCTGGATACCCGCACTATTACCAATACAGATATTACAGACCCGGAAACCAGGAGTAAATTGCTTACCCATCTGAAAAGTGATGACTTTTTCTCCGTAGAAAAATTTCCTGTTGCCGAATTCACTATCACCGGTGTTACTGCAAAAGGTACGGGAAAATACGACGTTGCCGGTAAGCTTACGATTAAAGGTATTACCAACAACATCACTTTTCCGGCAACTATTGCTGTGGCCAACAACAAACTTTCCGCAAAAGCGAATATTAAAATAGACCGTACCAAATACGATATCAAATTCCGTTCAAAAAGCTTTTTTGAGAACCTGGGCGACAAAGTTATCTATGACGATTTTGACCTGGATGTTGTACTGGTAGCAAGCGCACAATAA
- a CDS encoding peroxiredoxin family protein: MKISNRLAVASLLAASVWSTAALASPKKPFIKEGIWRGVFTISESEVPFNFELKGKDPEHAVFTLLNGSRRDEFHVKRIGDDSLFIKMNTYDAALVARIASDGKITGEYRSLVPNFRGNALPFTAEYGKSYRFAEPGTANPPAYDLSGKWDLKIYSKEATPNRIGLLKQNGNKLTGVILSVVGDSRELEGTVQGDEFVLSGFTGPSPIYIKGKINDDKSLSGELSLGIYNNIKFDGEKNAAAELPDPYKLTYLKEGYKKLDFTLPDLNGNNVSLSDEKYQGKVVIVEIIGTWCPNCTDQTSFLAPWFHKNKDRGVEAIAIGFEQKDDLEYARYTLGKLKEKYNIEYDILFGGIADKKVASEKLPALNRMMAFPTTIIIDRKGEVRQIHTGYTGEVTGTYYKEYVAKWNKDLDALLAEPIPAEKTVVASNGH, translated from the coding sequence ATGAAAATTAGTAACCGTCTTGCTGTAGCAAGCCTGCTGGCTGCTTCCGTATGGAGTACCGCCGCACTGGCTTCCCCCAAAAAGCCCTTTATAAAAGAAGGTATCTGGCGTGGGGTATTTACCATTAGTGAATCTGAAGTTCCCTTTAATTTTGAATTAAAAGGGAAAGATCCTGAGCATGCTGTATTTACCCTGCTGAACGGATCCCGTCGGGATGAGTTCCATGTAAAGCGCATTGGTGATGATTCACTCTTCATTAAAATGAATACATATGATGCCGCACTGGTAGCCAGGATAGCATCTGATGGAAAAATCACAGGGGAATACCGCAGCCTGGTGCCCAACTTCCGGGGCAATGCATTGCCTTTCACCGCAGAGTATGGCAAGTCTTACCGCTTTGCTGAACCAGGCACAGCCAACCCGCCTGCGTATGACCTGTCTGGTAAATGGGACCTGAAAATATATAGTAAAGAAGCCACTCCAAACAGAATAGGGTTATTAAAACAAAATGGTAATAAGCTCACCGGGGTGATCCTGTCTGTGGTAGGCGACAGCCGTGAACTGGAAGGTACGGTACAGGGAGACGAATTTGTATTATCCGGCTTTACCGGCCCCAGCCCCATCTATATTAAAGGAAAGATTAATGATGATAAATCCCTTTCAGGGGAATTAAGCCTGGGTATTTACAACAATATCAAATTTGATGGTGAAAAAAATGCTGCTGCCGAACTTCCTGATCCCTACAAACTTACCTACCTCAAAGAAGGGTATAAAAAACTTGACTTCACTTTACCCGACCTGAATGGGAATAATGTATCTCTCAGTGATGAAAAGTATCAGGGAAAAGTAGTCATTGTGGAAATCATAGGTACCTGGTGCCCTAACTGTACCGATCAGACCTCCTTCCTGGCGCCCTGGTTTCATAAAAACAAAGACCGTGGCGTAGAAGCCATTGCCATTGGGTTTGAACAAAAGGATGATCTGGAATATGCCCGTTACACCTTGGGTAAACTGAAAGAAAAATACAATATAGAATATGATATTTTGTTTGGCGGTATTGCTGATAAGAAAGTGGCTTCAGAAAAGCTCCCCGCGCTCAACCGTATGATGGCGTTTCCAACCACGATCATTATTGACCGCAAGGGAGAAGTACGTCAGATCCATACGGGCTATACCGGAGAAGTTACCGGCACCTATTATAAAGAATATGTAGCCAAATGGAATAAAGATCTGGATGCGCTGCTGGCAGAACCCATACCTGCAGAAAAAACAGTAGTGGCCAGCAATGGACATTAA
- a CDS encoding TetR/AcrR family transcriptional regulator — protein MNAEKNTEEQIIEAAKKIFTKKGLAGARMQDIADEAGINKAMLHYYYRSKDKLFEIVFNEAINKVMTNLNTILAAKMPFPEKIKAIIENYITALTANPQLPLFVLHEITQNPEMFIRELKARVGFPNVAAFMREIVEEGEKGTIRKISPVQLVMNILSMSVFPFVAKPLFQAVAEIDDVQFRMIMEDRKRVLVEFILAALRP, from the coding sequence ATGAACGCGGAAAAAAATACGGAAGAACAGATTATTGAAGCAGCCAAGAAGATCTTTACAAAAAAAGGATTGGCAGGTGCGCGTATGCAGGATATTGCAGATGAGGCCGGGATTAATAAAGCAATGCTGCATTATTACTACCGGAGCAAGGATAAGCTGTTTGAAATAGTATTTAACGAAGCGATCAATAAGGTCATGACCAATCTGAATACTATCCTGGCAGCGAAGATGCCTTTTCCGGAAAAGATTAAGGCAATTATAGAGAATTACATAACAGCTTTAACGGCTAATCCGCAACTCCCCTTATTTGTTCTGCATGAAATCACGCAGAATCCGGAAATGTTCATCAGGGAATTGAAAGCCAGGGTAGGATTTCCTAATGTAGCTGCTTTTATGAGAGAAATTGTGGAAGAAGGTGAAAAGGGCACTATCCGGAAAATAAGTCCGGTGCAGCTGGTGATGAATATCCTCTCCATGAGCGTATTTCCATTTGTTGCCAAACCGCTGTTTCAGGCAGTGGCTGAGATAGATGATGTGCAGTTCCGTATGATAATGGAAGATCGCAAACGGGTATTGGTAGAGTTTATTCTGGCGGCGTTGAGGCCGTAG
- a CDS encoding TolC family protein, with amino-acid sequence MKKFVWCLLLVATQTSAQDSTVFTLEQCQQLARENYPLLKQQTVLDQILQWQNKNSNTAYLPQAELNGQATYQSDVTQIPIKLPNMTIPVLPKDQYRATIDIKQLLYDGGFTREQKALQSLQQKSEQQKVEVELYRLKQQVTQVYFSALLAEEYIAASRQAQADVQQRIEKLTAGVNNGTVLPSNVDLLQAELLKINQQEIAAQSSKGSSIEVLKLLIGQQVVSAIKLVMPGVVIATPADTLNRPELQLYRLQSDVLKQQSALTGSKQLPRISAFVQGGYGRPGLNMLNTDFAAFYTGGVRLNWTLWNWRYQRNEQQVLALQQKNIASQTATFTLNTRVQLAQQAAEIDQLKQILDKDREIITLRVRVKEAAAAQLDNGVITVHDYLSDLNAETQAHINQSTHEIQLAMAHINYQLIQGY; translated from the coding sequence ATGAAAAAGTTCGTTTGGTGCTTATTGTTAGTAGCTACTCAAACCAGCGCTCAGGATAGCACTGTTTTTACGCTGGAGCAATGCCAGCAACTGGCCAGGGAAAACTACCCATTGCTGAAGCAGCAAACGGTGCTGGACCAGATCCTGCAATGGCAAAACAAAAACAGCAACACGGCCTATCTGCCACAGGCAGAATTAAACGGACAAGCTACTTATCAGTCTGATGTAACACAGATCCCCATCAAACTTCCTAACATGACGATTCCTGTATTGCCTAAAGACCAGTACAGAGCCACCATAGATATAAAGCAGCTGCTGTATGACGGCGGATTTACCCGTGAACAAAAAGCATTACAATCCCTGCAGCAAAAATCAGAGCAACAGAAAGTAGAAGTGGAACTATATCGCCTGAAACAACAGGTAACGCAGGTGTACTTCAGTGCATTATTGGCGGAAGAGTATATCGCTGCTTCCCGTCAGGCGCAGGCAGATGTGCAACAAAGAATAGAAAAGCTGACTGCAGGCGTCAATAATGGTACTGTGTTGCCTTCTAATGTAGACCTTTTACAGGCAGAATTATTAAAGATAAACCAGCAGGAGATTGCAGCGCAATCCTCCAAAGGCTCCTCGATAGAAGTGCTAAAGCTGCTTATCGGCCAGCAGGTAGTGTCTGCAATAAAACTGGTAATGCCCGGAGTAGTAATAGCTACACCTGCGGATACACTCAACCGGCCGGAACTGCAATTGTATCGCTTACAATCAGATGTACTCAAACAACAATCTGCATTAACGGGTAGCAAGCAGTTGCCGCGTATCAGCGCCTTTGTACAGGGAGGATACGGCCGTCCCGGATTAAATATGCTGAATACTGATTTTGCAGCTTTTTATACGGGTGGTGTACGGCTCAACTGGACATTATGGAACTGGCGGTATCAGCGGAATGAACAACAGGTGCTGGCATTACAGCAAAAGAATATTGCCAGCCAGACAGCTACTTTTACGCTCAATACCAGGGTGCAGCTGGCACAGCAGGCGGCAGAAATAGACCAGCTGAAACAAATACTGGATAAAGACCGGGAGATCATTACGCTGCGTGTCAGGGTAAAGGAAGCTGCGGCAGCTCAGCTGGATAATGGCGTGATCACCGTACACGATTACCTGTCGGACCTGAATGCGGAAACACAGGCCCACATCAATCAAAGCACACACGAAATACAGCTGGCTATGGCACATATCAACTACCAGCTTATTCAGGGATATTAA
- a CDS encoding HlyD family secretion protein, giving the protein MKTTFTGILLATALMACKSNKHEADAYGNFEAVETIVSAEGTGKILVFGVEEGMILPADTIVGWIDSTQLHLKKTQLQANIKAVLSKRPDAGPQLQVIREQIATQKREQQRITNLLNARAATSKQLDDINAQIAVLEKQYTSLASSLQTQTTGLTSETQPLQAQVAQVNDQLSQTRITNPLHGTVLTKYVEKGEVVNYGKALYKIADLSEIILRAYVGEEQLGQVKIGAPVTVLTDAPEGKYREWKGTITWVSAAAEFTPKVIQTKEERTNLVYAVKVKVKNDGSIKIGMPGELQFSKP; this is encoded by the coding sequence ATGAAAACAACATTTACGGGAATACTACTGGCTACTGCCTTAATGGCCTGCAAGTCCAATAAACATGAAGCAGATGCCTACGGGAATTTTGAGGCAGTAGAAACCATTGTTTCCGCAGAAGGTACCGGCAAAATATTAGTGTTTGGTGTGGAAGAAGGCATGATATTACCTGCAGATACTATTGTAGGCTGGATTGATTCTACACAGCTGCACCTGAAAAAGACGCAGCTGCAGGCAAATATTAAAGCAGTACTCAGCAAAAGACCAGATGCAGGTCCGCAACTGCAGGTAATCCGCGAACAGATCGCTACACAGAAAAGAGAACAGCAACGTATTACCAACCTGCTCAATGCCCGCGCTGCAACATCAAAACAACTGGATGATATCAATGCACAGATAGCAGTGCTGGAAAAACAATATACCTCCCTGGCCTCTTCTTTGCAAACACAAACCACCGGACTTACTTCCGAAACGCAACCTTTACAGGCACAGGTGGCACAGGTAAATGACCAACTGTCACAAACCCGCATCACCAATCCCCTCCACGGAACAGTGCTGACTAAATATGTGGAAAAAGGAGAGGTGGTAAACTATGGTAAAGCACTTTATAAAATAGCTGACCTGTCCGAAATTATTTTGAGAGCCTATGTAGGTGAAGAACAATTGGGACAGGTAAAAATAGGAGCGCCTGTAACAGTGCTGACGGATGCGCCGGAAGGGAAATACCGGGAATGGAAGGGGACCATCACCTGGGTGTCTGCTGCAGCAGAATTTACGCCTAAAGTAATACAGACCAAAGAAGAAAGGACCAACCTGGTATATGCTGTTAAGGTAAAAGTAAAGAATGATGGCAGTATCAAAATAGGCATGCCGGGAGAACTACAATTCTCAAAACCATAA
- a CDS encoding ABC transporter ATP-binding protein, whose amino-acid sequence MGTPIQVTGVYKKFDAVQALKDISFDVQPGELFGLIGPDGAGKSTLFRILTTLLLADKGNATVNGLDVVKDYKAIRKIVGYMPGRFSLYQDLTVEENLHFFATIFNTTIVANYDLIRDIYVQIEPFKNRPAGKLSGGMKQKLALCCALIHKPVVLFLDEPTTGVDPVSRKEFWEMLQRLKQKGIPILVSTPYMDEAILCDRVALIQKGEIMGIDTPQHITAQFSKPMWALRAKNMYHLLQELRGFEHTHSCYAFGEYLHLTLQNDQADEQLLRDYLKGKQHEDLDIFPIAAGIEDCFIEMMESR is encoded by the coding sequence ATGGGAACTCCTATTCAAGTAACCGGTGTATATAAAAAATTTGACGCTGTACAGGCACTAAAGGATATTTCTTTTGATGTACAGCCGGGGGAATTGTTTGGATTGATAGGGCCGGATGGTGCAGGGAAATCTACCTTATTCCGCATACTCACCACTTTACTTTTGGCGGATAAAGGTAATGCTACGGTAAATGGCCTGGATGTGGTAAAAGATTATAAAGCAATCAGAAAGATAGTAGGGTATATGCCGGGGCGGTTTTCTCTTTACCAGGATCTTACGGTGGAAGAAAACCTGCACTTTTTTGCTACCATTTTTAATACCACCATTGTTGCCAATTATGACCTGATCCGCGACATCTATGTGCAGATTGAACCTTTTAAAAACAGGCCTGCCGGGAAGTTATCGGGAGGAATGAAACAAAAACTGGCATTATGTTGTGCACTGATTCATAAACCGGTAGTATTATTCCTGGATGAACCTACTACCGGGGTGGACCCCGTTTCCCGTAAAGAGTTCTGGGAGATGCTGCAACGGCTGAAGCAAAAAGGTATTCCTATCCTCGTATCTACGCCTTATATGGATGAAGCCATCTTATGCGACCGTGTAGCCCTGATACAAAAAGGGGAAATAATGGGGATTGATACACCTCAGCATATTACGGCACAGTTCTCCAAACCCATGTGGGCATTACGGGCTAAAAACATGTATCATTTGCTGCAGGAGCTGCGCGGGTTTGAACATACCCACAGCTGCTATGCATTTGGAGAATACCTGCACCTGACCCTGCAAAATGATCAGGCGGATGAACAGCTGCTGCGGGATTATCTGAAAGGGAAGCAGCATGAAGATCTGGACATCTTTCCAATTGCTGCGGGTATTGAAGATTGTTTTATCGAAATGATGGAAAGCCGTTAA
- a CDS encoding ABC transporter ATP-binding protein translates to MDPIVTKALTKKFGDFIATNAITFEVKQGEIFGFLGANGAGKTTAMRMLCGLLKPTSGTAQVAGYDVYTQTEQVKKSIGYMSQKFSLYEDLTVKENIRFYGGIYGLRNQEIKDKTGQLLEKLGIPQVANQLVSALPLGWKQKLAFSIAIIHNPSIVFLDEPTGGVDPITRRQFWDLIYEAADRGVTVFVTTHYMDEAEYCNRVSIMVDGKIAALGAPRVLKDQFGAATMNDVFLQLARGK, encoded by the coding sequence ATGGATCCGATAGTTACCAAAGCACTTACTAAAAAATTCGGCGATTTTATCGCTACCAATGCCATCACATTTGAAGTGAAACAGGGAGAAATCTTTGGATTCCTGGGGGCCAATGGTGCCGGTAAAACGACGGCCATGCGCATGCTGTGCGGACTGCTGAAGCCTACGAGCGGCACCGCACAGGTAGCGGGATACGATGTGTACACCCAAACGGAACAGGTGAAAAAGAGTATTGGTTATATGAGCCAGAAATTTTCCTTGTATGAAGACCTGACGGTGAAGGAAAATATCCGTTTTTATGGAGGTATCTACGGTTTGCGTAATCAGGAGATAAAGGATAAGACAGGACAATTACTGGAGAAGCTGGGTATTCCACAGGTGGCTAATCAGCTGGTAAGTGCATTGCCATTGGGCTGGAAGCAGAAGCTGGCTTTTTCTATCGCAATTATACACAACCCGTCTATCGTATTCCTGGATGAGCCAACGGGTGGGGTAGATCCGATTACCCGCCGGCAGTTCTGGGACCTGATCTATGAGGCGGCCGACAGAGGTGTTACCGTTTTTGTAACCACACATTACATGGATGAGGCAGAATACTGTAACAGGGTATCGATCATGGTAGATGGTAAAATAGCGGCACTGGGGGCGCCGAGGGTATTGAAAGATCAATTCGGGGCTGCTACCATGAACGATGTGTTTTTGCAATTGGCAAGAGGAAAGTAA